In one window of Romboutsia hominis DNA:
- the galE gene encoding UDP-glucose 4-epimerase GalE: MGVLVNGGAGYIGSHTVVELLEENHDVIIVDNFSNSDPIVLDRIKEISGKDFKFYKVDITDIEALEKVFKENNIDSVIHFAAYKAVGESVAKPLEYYSNNLINTLNVLNLMRKYNVKDFVFSSSATVYGDPESCPIFEDFPLSTTNPYGATKLMIEDMIRDICKADDSLNVAILRYFNPVGAHISGLIGEEPNGIPNNLMPYITKVAVGKLEKLSVFGGDYNTPDGTGVRDYIHVVDLAKGHIKALDKLKSNCGLVTYNLGTGNGYSVLDIVKAFSLASGKEIPYEIVERRPGDIAMCYADTSKANSELGWKAEFDISRMCEDSWRWQSNNPNGYVNYDM, encoded by the coding sequence ATGGGGGTTTTAGTAAATGGTGGAGCTGGATACATAGGAAGTCATACGGTAGTAGAGTTATTAGAGGAGAATCATGATGTTATAATAGTAGATAATTTTTCTAATAGTGATCCTATAGTATTAGATAGAATAAAAGAAATAAGTGGTAAAGATTTTAAGTTTTATAAAGTTGACATTACTGATATAGAAGCATTAGAGAAAGTATTTAAAGAAAATAATATAGATTCAGTAATTCACTTTGCTGCATACAAGGCAGTTGGTGAATCAGTAGCAAAACCACTTGAGTATTATAGTAATAATTTAATTAATACTTTAAATGTATTAAACTTAATGAGAAAATATAATGTAAAGGACTTTGTATTTAGTTCATCTGCCACTGTATATGGAGATCCAGAGTCTTGCCCTATATTTGAAGATTTTCCATTAAGTACAACTAATCCATATGGAGCTACTAAGCTTATGATTGAAGATATGATAAGAGATATATGCAAGGCTGATGATAGTCTTAATGTAGCTATTCTTAGATATTTTAATCCAGTAGGAGCTCATATTAGCGGACTTATAGGAGAAGAGCCTAATGGAATACCCAATAATCTTATGCCATACATAACTAAGGTGGCCGTTGGAAAGCTTGAAAAACTTAGTGTGTTCGGTGGAGACTATAATACTCCTGATGGTACTGGTGTTAGAGATTATATACACGTTGTTGATTTAGCAAAAGGACATATAAAAGCACTTGATAAATTAAAGTCTAATTGTGGACTAGTTACATATAATCTTGGTACTGGAAATGGATATAGTGTACTAGATATAGTTAAGGCATTTAGCTTAGCTAGTGGAAAAGAAATACCATATGAAATAGTGGAGAGAAGACCAGGAGATATTGCTATGTGCTATGCTGATACTTCTAAGGCAAATTCAGAATTAGGATGGAAAGCGGAATTTGATATATCTAGAATGTGTGAAGATTCTTGGAGATGGCAAAGTAATAATCCTAATGGATATGTAAATTATGATATGTAA